One Syntrophales bacterium DNA window includes the following coding sequences:
- a CDS encoding STAS domain-containing protein produces the protein MKTSIMQLGHYTVITLKEPLNHQNCKELETSVLDVIGKSRLAIILECKEVSYIDSTALEMLLRLQDAIKERGILMKLVGLDELCRDIMVVTRLINQFNVYPSVPEAMKEPS, from the coding sequence ATGAAGACCTCGATTATGCAATTGGGCCACTATACCGTTATCACCCTGAAGGAGCCGCTAAATCATCAAAACTGCAAGGAACTTGAAACATCCGTCCTGGATGTGATCGGGAAGAGTCGCCTCGCCATTATCCTGGAATGCAAGGAAGTCAGCTATATAGACAGCACCGCCCTTGAAATGCTGTTACGGTTGCAGGATGCCATTAAAGAACGGGGAATTCTGATGAAGCTCGTCGGCCTGGATGAACTCTGCCGGGACATCATGGTTGTTACCCGGCTGATCAACCAATTTAATGTTTATCCAAGCGTACCGGAAGCCATGAAGGAGCCTTCATGA
- a CDS encoding type II secretion system F family protein — MAISIRQLKTVTDAGKPASAPQQSQATPSRFQLSRRRAVKSSEQVFFYTQLSLMLEIGTSLTGGLQALADQTRNPAFKEILLAMLKDIQEGRQLSDAMMRYPHVFNRVYVSLAKAGEAGGFLKNTLDSIVVMIERRQALIAQLRSTLTYPVILCVMALAVVIFVVVGILPKFMVLFAGKERLLPPTTRFLMALSVSLRGYWWAYLTGGAGLIFIGAAFFRSQPGQALKDRFLVSIPLIAPTFNKIQTGQLLRTLGNLMESHVPLIEALDVTRTTFANRHFIAFVDQIREHVREGGSLSRVFADNPYVMETVKQMVATGEEVGKLPRVMLRLAEFYDTEIQRDLKIISSLVEPAALVIIGTVVGLLVSAVILPIFRIAGTAQ; from the coding sequence ATGGCCATTAGTATACGCCAACTGAAGACCGTAACTGATGCCGGAAAACCGGCGTCTGCCCCTCAACAATCACAGGCCACTCCTTCCCGGTTTCAGCTTTCCCGGCGCCGGGCGGTCAAGTCATCGGAACAGGTCTTTTTCTACACCCAGCTCTCCCTGATGCTCGAGATCGGAACCTCTCTCACCGGTGGCCTGCAGGCGCTGGCAGACCAAACCCGGAATCCCGCTTTCAAGGAAATTCTCCTCGCCATGCTCAAGGATATCCAGGAGGGGCGACAGCTTTCCGATGCCATGATGCGCTATCCCCACGTCTTCAACCGAGTTTACGTCAGCCTCGCCAAAGCGGGGGAAGCGGGGGGCTTCCTGAAAAACACCCTCGACAGCATCGTGGTCATGATCGAACGACGCCAGGCGCTGATCGCCCAACTGCGCTCCACCCTGACCTATCCCGTGATCCTCTGCGTGATGGCCCTGGCCGTGGTGATTTTCGTCGTCGTCGGCATCCTTCCCAAGTTCATGGTGCTTTTTGCCGGCAAGGAGCGCCTCCTCCCCCCCACAACGCGTTTCCTGATGGCCCTCAGCGTCTCGCTCCGGGGCTACTGGTGGGCCTATCTAACCGGCGGCGCCGGGTTGATTTTTATCGGCGCGGCCTTTTTTCGGAGTCAGCCCGGTCAGGCATTAAAAGACCGCTTTCTTGTCAGCATCCCGCTTATCGCCCCCACGTTCAACAAGATCCAAACGGGCCAGTTGCTGAGGACGCTCGGCAATCTCATGGAAAGCCATGTGCCGCTGATCGAGGCCCTCGATGTAACCCGAACCACCTTTGCCAACCGGCACTTCATCGCTTTTGTGGATCAGATACGGGAACATGTCCGGGAAGGAGGGAGCCTTTCCCGCGTTTTTGCCGACAATCCCTACGTCATGGAAACGGTCAAACAGATGGTGGCAACGGGCGAAGAAGTGGGGAAGCTGCCCAGAGTAATGTTGCGTCTGGCGGAATTTTATGATACGGAAATCCAGCGGGATCTGAAGATTATCAGCTCACTGGTAGAACCGGCCGCCCTGGTTATTATCGGCACAGTGGTAGGGCTGCTCGTCTCCGCTGTGATCCTGCCCATATTCAGGATCGCCGGTACGGCGCAATGA
- a CDS encoding prepilin-type N-terminal cleavage/methylation domain-containing protein, producing the protein MNATCRKLLRTVKNRDGFTLIEMLIVIIILGILAMVIIPQITVSTDDAKVSTLKTNLAGMRSAIEMYYAQHNMTYPGINKTTGNTVAAPVLSAAGDVVEAFTKQMTQYTDAAGNVSVSPSTSFPLGPYIKGGALPANPFNNLNTLASDFTVVDITAARAADATATGWKFLPKLGIFFANDGGTSSSVAHTTY; encoded by the coding sequence ATGAACGCAACTTGCCGGAAGCTATTACGAACAGTAAAAAACAGGGATGGATTTACGCTGATCGAGATGCTGATCGTGATCATCATCCTGGGAATCCTGGCCATGGTCATTATCCCCCAGATCACGGTCTCCACGGACGATGCCAAGGTGAGCACGCTGAAGACGAACCTGGCGGGGATGCGTAGTGCCATCGAGATGTATTACGCCCAGCATAACATGACCTATCCGGGGATTAATAAGACAACGGGTAATACGGTAGCAGCTCCTGTGTTGTCAGCGGCAGGTGACGTCGTAGAGGCCTTTACTAAACAGATGACTCAGTACACCGATGCCGCGGGAAATGTGTCGGTTTCCCCCAGCACATCTTTTCCTCTTGGCCCCTATATCAAGGGCGGTGCCCTACCCGCGAACCCCTTCAATAATCTTAATACTCTTGCGAGCGACTTTACTGTGGTCGACATAACAGCAGCCCGAGCCGCCGATGCAACAGCGACAGGATGGAAGTTCCTGCCGAAATTGGGCATCTTTTTTGCCAATGACGGTGGCACGAGCAGCAGTGTCGCACATACTACTTATTGA
- a CDS encoding type II secretion system GspH family protein — protein MTFQVNRQFLSAHHISHNQRGFTLFEIVVTLLIMAVAIVPMMNAFAPALLATGQGEEQTVLTGQARETMNWFLDLDFQTLVDNRTNPANLVALFVSQAAPDKPRFSYLGQTYTPVVAITDASGGAGGLIELTVTLRNVTLQTLKAAR, from the coding sequence GTGACATTTCAGGTGAATCGGCAGTTTCTTTCCGCACATCATATCTCACATAACCAGCGGGGCTTTACGCTCTTCGAAATAGTCGTGACCCTCCTGATCATGGCCGTCGCGATTGTCCCCATGATGAATGCCTTTGCCCCCGCCCTCCTCGCGACCGGCCAGGGAGAGGAGCAGACGGTCCTCACCGGCCAGGCCCGGGAGACCATGAACTGGTTTTTGGACCTCGATTTCCAGACCCTCGTTGACAACCGGACTAATCCAGCCAATTTGGTCGCCCTCTTTGTCAGTCAGGCTGCGCCGGATAAACCAAGATTTAGTTACCTGGGACAGACATACACACCCGTTGTTGCCATCACGGACGCCAGCGGCGGCGCGGGCGGCCTTATAGAACTCACGGTTACCCTCAGAAATGTCACCCTGCAAACGCTCAAGGCTGCCCGTTAG
- a CDS encoding response regulator — MKKIFIVDDNRYLVMYVENKLREAGFEVLTASSGIQAVIALKDYTPDIIFIDYFLPNFNGDKLCRIIREMKHLKNTYLVVMSAAASELQLDLPKIGANAIIAKGTFRETTQHFFSALANAELPHDEAQIHGIMGIDTVHPRQMTIELLQKNRHLQTMLDSISEGIIEIYGGHIVYVNPAAVAILGMPQEQLLAACPPALFDESERSKVESVMRPGSNDSATINWKVPLQIEEKILSVKNLPFQGDPDTIILLIGDITERVRTEKILQDYHNHLEELVQERTADLKLTTAKLQQAEKMEAIGLLAGGVAHDLNNILTGLVSYPELLLLKIPAESPLRKIVLTIRESGEKAAAVVQDLLDMARRGVIADEVINLNTIVSEYLKSPEFEKLKPFYPHVHIENNLQENLLHIVGSPVHLSKCVMNLVSNAAEAMPNGGKIIISTQNRYVDKPIIAYEMIEQGDYVVFTVSDTGTGIASEDIKKIFEPFYTKKVMGRSGTGLGMSIVWATLKDSKGYIDVQSTLGKGTTFILYFPVTRRELVKKRSTVPIEEYKGNGESILIVDDVQEQLDIAKMILTTLGYSVATVSSGEDAVKYIENNAVNLVVLDMIMDPGMDGLETYRRILALRPHQKAIISSGYSENENINECLKLGAGQYINKPYTLEKFGIAVRQELDRNTSQVFL, encoded by the coding sequence ATGAAAAAAATCTTTATTGTTGATGATAATCGCTATCTCGTTATGTACGTTGAAAATAAGTTGCGAGAAGCAGGGTTTGAGGTTTTAACCGCCTCATCCGGTATCCAAGCGGTGATTGCCTTGAAGGATTACACGCCGGATATTATTTTCATTGATTATTTCCTTCCGAATTTCAATGGCGATAAGCTTTGCCGGATTATCCGCGAGATGAAACATCTGAAAAATACGTATCTGGTTGTCATGTCGGCTGCAGCAAGCGAATTGCAGCTTGATCTACCCAAAATAGGCGCCAACGCCATAATTGCAAAAGGGACTTTTCGAGAAACAACCCAACATTTCTTCTCTGCCTTAGCCAATGCAGAATTGCCCCATGATGAAGCGCAAATTCATGGAATTATGGGTATTGATACGGTACATCCGCGACAGATGACGATAGAGCTTTTGCAGAAAAATCGTCATCTGCAAACCATGTTGGACAGTATCTCCGAAGGGATCATTGAGATTTACGGCGGGCATATCGTTTATGTTAATCCAGCCGCGGTAGCAATTCTGGGGATGCCGCAGGAACAACTGTTGGCAGCCTGTCCGCCAGCCTTATTTGATGAATCCGAAAGATCAAAAGTCGAATCGGTGATGAGGCCCGGTTCTAACGATAGTGCCACGATTAACTGGAAGGTTCCGCTACAAATCGAAGAGAAGATATTATCCGTGAAAAATCTTCCGTTCCAGGGCGACCCTGATACGATTATCCTTTTAATCGGCGATATCACCGAACGGGTACGTACCGAAAAGATACTTCAGGACTACCACAACCACCTGGAGGAGCTGGTGCAAGAGCGCACTGCTGATTTGAAACTCACCACGGCAAAACTCCAGCAAGCTGAAAAAATGGAAGCCATTGGACTCCTTGCGGGGGGGGTAGCCCATGATCTCAATAATATTTTGACAGGTCTCGTGAGTTATCCCGAACTCTTGTTGCTTAAAATTCCCGCGGAGAGTCCCTTGAGAAAGATTGTATTAACTATACGCGAGTCAGGAGAAAAGGCTGCAGCCGTGGTACAGGATTTATTGGACATGGCGAGAAGAGGGGTCATTGCTGATGAAGTAATAAACTTAAACACGATAGTATCCGAATATTTGAAAAGCCCTGAATTTGAAAAACTAAAACCATTTTATCCGCACGTTCATATCGAAAACAACCTTCAAGAAAATCTGTTGCACATCGTTGGCTCTCCGGTACATCTATCCAAGTGTGTTATGAATCTGGTATCCAATGCAGCCGAAGCGATGCCCAATGGGGGCAAGATTATCATCTCCACGCAAAACCGATATGTGGACAAGCCGATCATTGCTTATGAAATGATCGAACAAGGAGATTATGTCGTGTTTACGGTTTCTGATACCGGCACCGGCATTGCCTCCGAGGATATTAAAAAAATATTTGAGCCGTTTTATACAAAGAAGGTGATGGGGAGAAGTGGAACTGGATTGGGAATGTCAATTGTCTGGGCGACACTGAAAGATTCCAAGGGATACATTGACGTACAAAGCACCTTGGGAAAAGGAACAACCTTCATTCTCTATTTTCCCGTAACAAGACGGGAATTGGTAAAAAAAAGATCGACAGTTCCTATTGAAGAATATAAAGGAAACGGGGAATCAATACTAATTGTCGATGATGTGCAAGAACAGTTGGATATAGCCAAGATGATCCTGACCACATTGGGCTATTCCGTAGCAACTGTTTCCAGCGGGGAAGATGCTGTTAAATATATTGAGAATAATGCGGTTAATTTGGTTGTCTTAGACATGATTATGGATCCCGGTATGGATGGCCTGGAAACGTACCGGCGAATCCTTGCCTTGCGTCCTCATCAAAAGGCAATCATCTCCAGCGGCTATTCTGAAAATGAAAATATTAACGAGTGCTTGAAATTAGGCGCGGGGCAATATATAAATAAGCCCTATACGTTGGAGAAGTTTGGTATCGCCGTTCGACAGGAGCTCGACAGGAATACGAGTCAGGTATTTTTATGA
- a CDS encoding GspH/FimT family pseudopilin, with the protein MSHILLIEAGGLRALASVFNTGGRQKGFTLIDSLLVIVILGIIGMIAIPQFQGMIQETRLNEAAAELVSGMQYAGNLAVRYRRPFGFQADATGHWFKIYDNRYVNDANPHTADDPPVTAYGVVLNPLDKDWYLRDFDDMENYRAVTFTGAQIVFYPDGHSGNSNTTVTVSMGDNQRAITVDGATGRISVQ; encoded by the coding sequence GTGTCGCACATACTACTTATTGAGGCGGGGGGCCTTCGCGCCCTGGCATCTGTGTTTAACACAGGAGGAAGACAGAAGGGATTCACCCTCATAGACAGTCTGCTGGTAATCGTGATCCTCGGGATTATCGGGATGATTGCCATTCCCCAGTTCCAGGGCATGATCCAGGAAACCCGGTTGAACGAGGCCGCCGCCGAGCTCGTTTCGGGCATGCAGTACGCCGGGAACCTGGCGGTCCGTTACCGGCGGCCCTTCGGTTTTCAGGCCGACGCCACCGGCCACTGGTTTAAGATCTACGACAACCGGTATGTCAACGACGCCAACCCACATACCGCCGATGACCCGCCGGTGACTGCCTATGGCGTGGTCTTGAACCCCCTCGACAAGGACTGGTACCTCCGGGACTTCGACGACATGGAAAACTACCGGGCGGTGACCTTCACGGGCGCGCAGATCGTCTTTTATCCCGACGGCCACTCCGGCAATTCGAACACGACGGTTACCGTCAGCATGGGCGACAACCAGAGGGCGATCACGGTAGACGGGGCGACGGGACGAATCAGCGTCCAGTGA
- the tadA gene encoding Flp pilus assembly complex ATPase component TadA yields MKEYHVPVRKKLGEILLNKGQISPEELIKMLQLQKLSGKALGQVLVEHKIVTQEELNQILGDQLGIPHVWLRKGMVDPRIVHLLPKDKALQYRVIPMFCVNGRLTLATADPSTPFIFKEVARITNMQIQPVVCRTDDILAMINECYREEMDMAEVMTKLDTAGIEIMQASQEKAISEIAEMAEGSPVINLTNMIMLKAIRERASDIHIEPQIGAFRVRARVDGLLYELMSPPIEMHPAVVSRLKVMANLDIAERRLPQDGRIQVMVDGGIVDLRFSSMPTIHGEKIVLRILDQRQSILDLNQLGFHPDVLSTFKTLLKRPYGLILVCGPTGSGKTTTLYSAITMLNVLEKNIITIEDPVEYQLKGINQNQVKESIGLNFARFLKHALRQDPDIIMVGEIRDRETAEIAIQASLTGHLVLSTLHTNDSASAITRLLEMGIEPYLISSALLAPLAQRLVRTVCPACKTTYYAPRNVLKDLGLDETRTVSLVKGRGCSVCLDSGFKGRTAIHEILSMDDSLRALILTNPTIDVLQRHLRAQGHRTLRDAGMEKVLEGLTTIEEITRATTLETE; encoded by the coding sequence ATGAAAGAATATCATGTTCCGGTACGGAAGAAACTCGGCGAAATCCTGCTCAATAAAGGACAGATCAGCCCCGAAGAACTTATCAAGATGCTTCAACTCCAGAAGCTGAGTGGGAAGGCACTTGGGCAGGTTCTTGTTGAACATAAGATCGTGACCCAGGAAGAGTTGAATCAGATCCTTGGCGACCAGCTCGGTATCCCTCACGTCTGGCTCCGCAAGGGAATGGTTGATCCACGAATCGTGCATCTGCTCCCCAAGGATAAGGCCCTCCAGTATCGGGTAATTCCGATGTTCTGTGTGAACGGCAGGCTGACCCTGGCCACGGCTGATCCTTCTACGCCTTTTATCTTTAAAGAGGTGGCCAGGATCACCAACATGCAGATACAGCCCGTTGTCTGCCGGACCGACGACATCCTCGCCATGATAAATGAATGTTACCGGGAAGAGATGGACATGGCCGAGGTTATGACCAAGCTTGATACGGCGGGCATCGAGATCATGCAGGCCAGTCAGGAAAAAGCCATCAGCGAAATCGCCGAAATGGCCGAAGGCAGCCCGGTGATAAATCTGACCAATATGATTATGCTCAAGGCGATCCGGGAACGGGCCAGCGACATCCATATCGAACCCCAGATCGGCGCTTTCCGGGTCCGGGCCCGGGTTGACGGACTTCTTTACGAGCTCATGTCGCCCCCGATCGAAATGCACCCGGCGGTAGTTTCCCGGCTTAAGGTCATGGCCAATCTGGATATTGCCGAACGCCGGCTCCCCCAGGACGGCCGCATACAGGTAATGGTTGACGGCGGCATCGTGGACCTCCGCTTTTCTTCCATGCCCACCATCCACGGCGAGAAGATTGTGCTTAGGATCCTTGACCAGCGCCAGTCGATCCTGGACCTCAACCAGTTGGGTTTCCATCCCGATGTTCTCTCCACGTTCAAGACCTTGCTCAAGCGGCCCTACGGCCTCATCCTTGTCTGCGGCCCCACGGGCAGCGGGAAGACCACAACACTGTACTCAGCCATTACCATGCTCAATGTCCTGGAAAAGAACATCATCACGATCGAAGATCCCGTGGAATACCAGCTCAAGGGCATCAACCAGAACCAGGTCAAGGAATCCATCGGCCTGAACTTTGCCCGGTTTTTGAAACATGCGCTGCGGCAGGATCCGGATATCATAATGGTGGGTGAGATCCGGGACCGGGAAACGGCGGAGATCGCGATCCAGGCCTCACTGACGGGACATTTGGTCCTCTCCACCCTGCATACCAACGACAGCGCCAGCGCCATCACCCGCCTGCTGGAAATGGGGATCGAGCCCTACCTGATCTCTTCCGCCCTGCTCGCGCCTCTGGCCCAGCGCCTCGTGCGGACGGTCTGTCCCGCTTGCAAGACGACCTACTATGCCCCGCGGAACGTCCTTAAGGATCTGGGTCTGGATGAAACCAGGACGGTTTCCCTCGTCAAGGGACGCGGCTGTTCCGTCTGCTTGGATTCAGGCTTCAAGGGGCGGACCGCCATCCACGAGATTCTGTCAATGGACGACAGCCTGCGCGCCCTGATCCTGACCAACCCCACGATCGACGTCCTGCAGCGGCATCTGCGGGCACAGGGGCACCGTACACTCAGGGATGCGGGTATGGAGAAGGTTCTGGAGGGTCTGACCACCATTGAGGAGATTACGCGGGCCACGACGCTGGAAACTGAGTGA